The Dethiosulfovibrio faecalis genome contains the following window.
TCGTTCGATACTCTCTCGGAAGATCCGACAGAGCGAAGGACTCCTCTTTTTCGTTGAGCTCCCTCAGATATGCCACGTCGTCCAGTGTGGCTTTACGGGCCGCCAGAGACGCCGCCTCTCCCTCCAGCAGTGCTCTCATGAAGAAGACGTCCTCCATGTCCTGGGCGGAAAGAGCGGGAATACGATATCCCCTCTTCCCCGATTCGCTCTCCAGAAAGCCGGTTCCCACCAGAAAGGTGAGGGCTTGCCTGATCCCGGTCCGCCCCATATTCAGTTCCGACGCCAGGGCGGTCTCGTAAATCGGTTCTCCCGGCATGAGCCTCAGGTCCTCTATCCGATCCAAGATATAGTCCAACACTGCCTGGGATGACGGAGAGAATTCCCCGTCGCTGGCGGATGGCCAAATCATACATGTCACTCCTTCCTCGTCCTTGGGGTGGACAACGAGACGGCTACTGTGATATGTTGTATCCATATGGTACATTATGTCGACATAATGTCAATATCGTATCAATATTCAAAGAGACAAGCCCCGCATTCAAAAGGGGCATCTTTAAATGACAGGAGTTGAACAGTACATGTCGTCCAAGAAAGACCCTTCATGCAAGACCATGAGGTTGCCGGATACTTATGTCATCATCTTTTTCGTAGTCCTTCTCGCCGCGGTCCTTACCTATACCGTCCCGGTGGGGACCTACAAGACCCAGGAGATAACCTACGAGATGGACGGAGCGACCAAGACGAGAGAGGTTCTGGTCGCCGACAGTTTCGAGCTTCAAAGAGACGAGCAGGGCAACCCGGTAAAGAAAGGGGTGGCCGTTTTCGAACCCTACGGAGAGGTCGGGCTTCTCAACTACGTGTTCGAGGGGTTCGTCTCCGGAAGCAAGTGGGGATCTGCCGTCGGAGTGATGGCCTTTATCCTGGTCATAGGTGGAGCCTTCGGAATAATCATAAGGACCGGAGCGGTCGAGGCCGGAATTCTCCATGTCTTGAGCAAGTTCAAGGGCATGGAGAGGGCGATCATCCCGGTCATGTTCGTCCTCTTCTCCCTGGGAGGAGCCATCTTCGGTATGGGAGAGGAGGCTATTCCCTTCGTCCTGATACTGGCTCCCGTCTGCGTGGCTCTTGGATACGACGCCATCACCGCTGTGATGATAACCTACGTTGCCACCCAGATAGGCTTCGCCACCTCATGGATGAACCCCTTCAGCGTCGCCATAGCCCAGGGGATCTCCGGCATTCCGGTGCTCTCCGGAGCGGGGTTCCGCATGGCCATGTGGGCAGGCTTCACCCTTGTGGGAATATTCTACACCATGAGGTACGCAGAGAAGGTCAAGGCAGATCCGACATCGTCTCTCTGCTACGAGACAGACTCGTATTTCCGGGAAAACGTGGAAAAAGGCAAGGAGGTCGAGAGTCATTTCGGCCTGGGACACATGCTGGTGGTGCTGGCCCTCTTCGCAGGAATAGCCTGGGTGATATGGGGAGTCATGACCAACGGCTACTACATTCCGGAGATAGCCACACAGTTTTTCGTGGTCGGACTGGTCTCGGGAGTTATAGGGGTTCTGTTCAAACTCAACGACATGGGGATAAACGATATCGCGGTCAGCTTCAGAGAGGGAGCCAAGGACCTTCTGGGGGCAGCCATGGTCGTGGGCATGGCGAAGGGGATAGTCCTAGTCCTGGGAGGAGATACACCGACGGATCCGACGGTTCTAAACACCATACTGAACTCGGCCGGAAACGCCATAAGCTCGTTCAACACGGCGGTATCGGGATGGCTTATGTATCTTTTCCAGTCCGTATTCAACTTTTTCGTCGTCTCCGGCTCGGGCCAGGCAGCCTTGACCATGCCTCTCATGGCCCCTCTGGCGGACCTGGCCGGAGTAACCAGACAGGTTGCGGTTTTGGCCTTCCAGCTCGGCGATGGCTTCACCAACCTGATAGTTCCAACCTCGGGCTGTCTCATAGCTTGCCTGGGAGCCGCCAGGATCGATTGGGGAACCTGGGCCAGGTTCCAGATCAAGTTCCAGGCTATTTTGTTCGTCCTGGCCTCTATGGTAGTGGTCGGGGCCGTCTTGACCGGTTTCAACTAGAAAGACTCGGATAAAGGCGAAAAGAGCGGCCGCTCCCTAGATGGGGCGACCGCTCTTTAAGGGCTAGATTCTGCTCCCCTCCAACGCCGCTCGAACCTCTTTCAGAAGGTGGATTGATTTTTCAACACGGTCCTCGTCGGCAGAGCCAAGCACCTCCTCTATAAGGCGATCCTCCTCGTCTCTGGCTTTATCGAAGGCGGCTTTCCCCGTCTCGGTGTACGTTATAAGGTAGGATTTACCGTGTCTCGGATTGTCCTCCTGTCGGACCATTTCCTTTTTGAGCAGCTCGTTGACCAGATTCTGCTGAGACTGCCGAGACAGCCCGTTCTCCCTGGCCATGTCGGACACCGTAGCGGGGCCGATCTTTGTCAATTGACGAAGGATCCTCCTCTGGGCTCCGGTAAGCCCCGTGTCTTTGTGAATCTTCTCGGTGGCCTTCTCCATCGCTTTGGCAAGCAATGCGACCTCCCTCAGCAACCCGTGCCAGCCTCTGTCTACAGCCATCGAGGCGTCCTCCTCCTGTAGTTCAGATATGCGTCTCCGAAGCGTTTTTCCATGTACCTTTCTTCCTCCGGGATGACAACGTGATGTATATACACACAGAATGGGAAGGTACCCAACAGTACCCACAGGCTGTTCAGGATCAAAGAGAGCGACAGCCCCAACAGGCAAAAGGACAGGTACATAGGGTTTCTGGTAAACCTGAAGATCCCGTCGGCGACCACTGATTCGGCGGGCCTGTCCGTCCTGACGTTCGTATGCTCCCTCCTGAAAGCCGTACAGGCCATGAACATCAGACCGATCGAGACGGCCAGAAGCGCATATCCCGAAAGAGACGAGAGGAAACCTAAGCTATCCGGAAGAAACCTCACATCTGCCGCGTAGTCGAGAAGCCCTCCCACGGCCAACCCCGCGTAGAGCACCATCGGAGGCCTTATAGGTATGCTCGGCGATCCCTTTTCTCTCATATCCAACCCCTCCTTGAAATCGATCTGTAGGGGCAGGATACATCATGTCAACCACATTGTCAATTTGACATTGTGAATGACATTAAAGGATCTGAGACCTACACGGCACACTCCCAGTCCCTTGCCTTCTCCTGAGCCTCCCACAGCTCGCTGTAGAGACCTCCCTTTTTGATCAGATCGTCGTGTTTTCCCGTCTCAACTATCCTACCGTCCTTCAACACCACTATTCTGTCGGCGTTTCGGATCGTCTTGAGGTGATGAGCTATTACCACCACCGTCTTGCTGGCGGTGAGGTTGTCGATGGCCCTCTGTATCTTGACCTCGTTTATAGGGTCCAGACCGCTGGTCATCTCGTCCAGGATCACCAGAGGAGCGTCCCTGAGCAGAGCCCGAGCTATGGAGATCCTCTGCCTCTGTCCACCGGAGAGGCCCACTCCGTTCTCCCCGACCGGGGTATCGTAGCCCTTCGGCAGCCCAGCTATGAAGTCGTGTATCATGGCCTTCTTGGCGGCCTCCACGACCTCCTCCCTGGAGGCGTTTCTTCTACCTATCCGGATGTTCTCGAAGAGGGTGTCCTCGAAGAGAATCACGTTCTGCATCACGACGCTGACGTTGGACAGAAAGTCGTCGTAGTCGATTTCCCTTATGTCCACTCCTCCCGCCAGTATCCGACCCTTCCTCACGTCCCAGAACCGGAGGATGAGATTGGCGATAGTGCTCTTCCCACCTCCGGACGGACCGACCAGGGCGATCAGAGAGTTGCCCCTCACGTCCAGGTCCACGTCTTTAAGCTCGAAGTCCTCCTTGCCGTAGGAAAAGTCGACGTTTTGAAAGCAAAGGTCCATGCCGACGGGGTTTTTTCTAGGGGATGCCGGTTTTATGGTGGGAGCGTTCAGCACCTTGGAGATTCTGCCGTAACTGTCCTTTCCCTTTATGAAATTGACCCAGTAGTTCTCAAGCTCCATGAAAGGCCTGTAGAACTCCCGGCTGAGGACGACGAACAGGATGTAGTCGAAGACCTTCGCACTGCCTCCGAAGACCAACAGGGCCCCCACCGTCACCATAACGCCGTAGGACAGATCCAGAAACAGAAAATATCTGCCCATATATCCGGCGACCGATCGGGAAATGGCCTTGCTGCTTTCGCCGAATTTCACCATGCTCTTTCCGAGCTTTCTCTCGAAGGACGAGCTTGCACCGAAGGCCTTGACCAGAGGGATCCCCTTGGTGTACTCCACGAAGAGACTGACCACGTCGGCCAGGTCGTTCTGGGTCTCTTTCTGCAATCTGCCGTTGGACTCTATCCCGGAGTACATCACGAACAAAGCGACGGGGATCAGTGACACCATGGCCAGCCCCATCCTCCAGTCCACGTAGAAGAGTCCGGCCCCAACGATCACCGCTACGACGACGCTGCTGACCGTCTTGGACCAGAAGTGGACCACCACCGGCTGGAGGTTCCCCACGTCCTTCTGGATGACCGTGTTAAGCTCTCCTATTCTTTCATCTGTGTAGAACCCCAGATAGATCCTCTTCATGGTGCGGATGAGCCTCTCCCTGACTGTGGCGACCGTGTCGAAACCGGCCTGATGCTGGGCTATCTCCGCCACCAGGTTGGCGATTCCCTTGGCCACGAACAACCCGACGAGCTCGAAGGCGAAACGCCACAGATCCAAGGGCATTCCCATGCCTACCTGTCTGAGTCCGTCCAGGGCTACCATGGTTATCCCTACGTTCAAAAGGGATCCCACGGTGAAGGACGCCATGGCCAGCGACATACACAGTTTGGACTCCCCGGTCAGATCCTTTATCAAAGCCGCTAACATGCCTTGACCTCCTCTTTCAATCTCCACCGATCGGCATCGATCCGGGAGTCGAACATCTCCCGGTAGAGACGGCTGGTCTTCAGCAGATCGTCGTGGGAGCCTCTGCACTCCACTCTGCCGTCCTCCATCACAACTATCGAATCGGCGTTCCTGATGGCCTTCAGGTTATGGGCTATTACTATGACCGTTTTTTCCTTCGTCAGGCTGTCCAAGGCCATCTGAATGAGGTGCTCGTTGTAGGGATCTATGGCGGCGGTGGCCTCGTCCAGGATGACGATGGGGGTGTCCTTCAATATCATTCTGGCTATGGATATCCTCTGTTTCTCCCCGCCGGACAGCCTGGACCCTCCCTCTCCGACCACGGTGTCGTACCCGTCGGGAAGATCCATTATCCTGTCGTGGATCCTGGCCTTTTTCGCCGCCGCCACTATCTCGTCTCTGTCGGCGTCCTCTTTTCCGAGCCTTATGTTCTCCTCGACCGAGACGTTGAACAGAAACACCTCCTGCTGGACCATGGAGACCAGGTTCAGCAGGTTACCCTCGCTCATCCGTCCTATCTCCATTCCGCCTATGGTGATGCTTCCCTCGTAGCCCTTCCAGAATCCCATGAGCAGACCGGCCACCGTGCTCTTTCCCGCACCGGAGGCTCCCACTATGGCGTTCACCGATTTTTCCCTGAAAAGCAGGTCCACCTCGTTCAGCACCTTGCCCCTCTCATCGTAGCCGAAGCTCACCTTGTCGAAACGGACGTCTCCGGGCCGGACATCCTCCACGGAAACCGTCCTTTTCTCGTCCGGCACGTCAAGAATCGAGTTTATACTCTCCGTAGATCTCTTGAAGATCGTGCCGGTATATTGGATGACGTGCAGCTTCAGGAAAAATCCCGTAAAGGCCCCTACCAGGGCGATAGTCAGAAGATATTCGTAGCCGCTCAGACGGCCGCCTTTCATCAGATAGCAGGCGGTTATCATGGCGGCGGCCACGCCGGACTCCATCACCAAAAGGATGAACCCCATTGGTATGTGCAGACCGAGGGAGGCCTTCTTTATCCACCGGGCGTTGGCCCTTACGTCCGCCAGCATCCTCTCAGTCTTGGACTCGTCACGGCCGAAGGCCTTTATCACAGGCATCGTGGAGATGTACTCGACCAGATCCCCGGTGGTCTTCTTCATGCTCTCCTGAAAACGCTTCATTACCTCCGAGTTGGTTTTCTCGACGAGCTTCATCAAGACCATGGCGAAGGGTATCGGAAGGATCAAGGCTACGCCGAGACGCCAGTCCAGAACGGTGAACATCATCAGAATTATCGCCACCGGCAGGGCCACGGCGTTGATAGCCTCGGGAAGTCCGTGGGCCAGATAAAGCTCGACCTGTTCCACGTCGTGACTGACTACGTTGACCAGATCTCCGCTCTTTCGCCTCTGAAAGAAGGAAATGGGCAGCCCCTTAAGACGGTTCAGAACGGCCAGTCTTATGTCCGAAAGGCAGGAATAGGCGACGTCGTGGACCTTCCACACCGACAACCCGTAGAAAAAAGCCTTAAGAGCCAGACTCGCACAGACTAGCCCACCGTACAGCCATATCTCCTTCGCATCCTTAACGGAACGATCCATCAACCCCATGACCAATCTCAGGGAGAGACAGAGAGGCACTATGCCGAACAGGGCGTTCAACATGACCAAGGTCCCCCCTGCCATGGCTTTCGACCGATATTTGCTAATTACGTCGTTGCTTTTACCCATCGTTTATCTCCTCTTTTGCTAGACAGGCGAACAATAAAACAAGAGGGATCCCCGCTACAGGATCCTCTCGCTCTCCTCGTTCAGCACCTCGAGGAACCTTCGGACGACCAACGCGTCCCCGTCCTCGCCCTTTTTCAATATGTCGTAGACCTTTCCGAACAACTTCTCGGAGAAGACCTCGTGGCCCCTGTAGGCCGTCCATCCCCTCTCCGTAAGCTCGAAGAAAACCTCCTTACGGTTATCTAGAGCCCTTGTCTTTACTATGTA
Protein-coding sequences here:
- the yfcC gene encoding putative basic amino acid antiporter YfcC, with protein sequence MSSKKDPSCKTMRLPDTYVIIFFVVLLAAVLTYTVPVGTYKTQEITYEMDGATKTREVLVADSFELQRDEQGNPVKKGVAVFEPYGEVGLLNYVFEGFVSGSKWGSAVGVMAFILVIGGAFGIIIRTGAVEAGILHVLSKFKGMERAIIPVMFVLFSLGGAIFGMGEEAIPFVLILAPVCVALGYDAITAVMITYVATQIGFATSWMNPFSVAIAQGISGIPVLSGAGFRMAMWAGFTLVGIFYTMRYAEKVKADPTSSLCYETDSYFRENVEKGKEVESHFGLGHMLVVLALFAGIAWVIWGVMTNGYYIPEIATQFFVVGLVSGVIGVLFKLNDMGINDIAVSFREGAKDLLGAAMVVGMAKGIVLVLGGDTPTDPTVLNTILNSAGNAISSFNTAVSGWLMYLFQSVFNFFVVSGSGQAALTMPLMAPLADLAGVTRQVAVLAFQLGDGFTNLIVPTSGCLIACLGAARIDWGTWARFQIKFQAILFVLASMVVVGAVLTGFN
- a CDS encoding methyltransferase family protein; the protein is MREKGSPSIPIRPPMVLYAGLAVGGLLDYAADVRFLPDSLGFLSSLSGYALLAVSIGLMFMACTAFRREHTNVRTDRPAESVVADGIFRFTRNPMYLSFCLLGLSLSLILNSLWVLLGTFPFCVYIHHVVIPEEERYMEKRFGDAYLNYRRRTPRWL
- a CDS encoding ABC transporter ATP-binding protein; the protein is MLAALIKDLTGESKLCMSLAMASFTVGSLLNVGITMVALDGLRQVGMGMPLDLWRFAFELVGLFVAKGIANLVAEIAQHQAGFDTVATVRERLIRTMKRIYLGFYTDERIGELNTVIQKDVGNLQPVVVHFWSKTVSSVVVAVIVGAGLFYVDWRMGLAMVSLIPVALFVMYSGIESNGRLQKETQNDLADVVSLFVEYTKGIPLVKAFGASSSFERKLGKSMVKFGESSKAISRSVAGYMGRYFLFLDLSYGVMVTVGALLVFGGSAKVFDYILFVVLSREFYRPFMELENYWVNFIKGKDSYGRISKVLNAPTIKPASPRKNPVGMDLCFQNVDFSYGKEDFELKDVDLDVRGNSLIALVGPSGGGKSTIANLILRFWDVRKGRILAGGVDIREIDYDDFLSNVSVVMQNVILFEDTLFENIRIGRRNASREEVVEAAKKAMIHDFIAGLPKGYDTPVGENGVGLSGGQRQRISIARALLRDAPLVILDEMTSGLDPINEVKIQRAIDNLTASKTVVVIAHHLKTIRNADRIVVLKDGRIVETGKHDDLIKKGGLYSELWEAQEKARDWECAV
- a CDS encoding GntR family transcriptional regulator is translated as MIWPSASDGEFSPSSQAVLDYILDRIEDLRLMPGEPIYETALASELNMGRTGIRQALTFLVGTGFLESESGKRGYRIPALSAQDMEDVFFMRALLEGEAASLAARKATLDDVAYLRELNEKEESFALSDLPREYRTINLEFHCSIVRIAGNSYLERAFHPIFWRSRLYIMYVGSFQPLKAPADSGQTNTPMEHRKIIDAIENRDQEKARSSALDHIRDTRAFRLSLDGDRAARVLSGRIRAEEID
- a CDS encoding MarR family winged helix-turn-helix transcriptional regulator, with protein sequence MAVDRGWHGLLREVALLAKAMEKATEKIHKDTGLTGAQRRILRQLTKIGPATVSDMARENGLSRQSQQNLVNELLKKEMVRQEDNPRHGKSYLITYTETGKAAFDKARDEEDRLIEEVLGSADEDRVEKSIHLLKEVRAALEGSRI
- a CDS encoding ABC transporter ATP-binding protein, coding for MGKSNDVISKYRSKAMAGGTLVMLNALFGIVPLCLSLRLVMGLMDRSVKDAKEIWLYGGLVCASLALKAFFYGLSVWKVHDVAYSCLSDIRLAVLNRLKGLPISFFQRRKSGDLVNVVSHDVEQVELYLAHGLPEAINAVALPVAIILMMFTVLDWRLGVALILPIPFAMVLMKLVEKTNSEVMKRFQESMKKTTGDLVEYISTMPVIKAFGRDESKTERMLADVRANARWIKKASLGLHIPMGFILLVMESGVAAAMITACYLMKGGRLSGYEYLLTIALVGAFTGFFLKLHVIQYTGTIFKRSTESINSILDVPDEKRTVSVEDVRPGDVRFDKVSFGYDERGKVLNEVDLLFREKSVNAIVGASGAGKSTVAGLLMGFWKGYEGSITIGGMEIGRMSEGNLLNLVSMVQQEVFLFNVSVEENIRLGKEDADRDEIVAAAKKARIHDRIMDLPDGYDTVVGEGGSRLSGGEKQRISIARMILKDTPIVILDEATAAIDPYNEHLIQMALDSLTKEKTVIVIAHNLKAIRNADSIVVMEDGRVECRGSHDDLLKTSRLYREMFDSRIDADRWRLKEEVKAC